Proteins encoded in a region of the Vicia villosa cultivar HV-30 ecotype Madison, WI linkage group LG5, Vvil1.0, whole genome shotgun sequence genome:
- the LOC131605941 gene encoding uncharacterized protein LOC131605941: MAPTKIENDNDVRSMFHCHASYDFSDVIELYACILEAREEETQPLYHVEPSQTQSYMSQESIIPMSPPPLTQNEPFLRDEEVGDDSDADEVRYVNAQNLFSGDSGDLGDEMNVGHQQVPMDLYNPPLHMRNVSLDEEDDGSIFETPVPMQIEGGLFGMKFASKEECVFAIAQYHIKHSLDYEVYKSDSKRYIVKCKNEECTFRCRGTLGKISGTWKITKVSGQHTCTSVAITQDHTKLNSNIISDSIKRLVQEDASLKVKHIIAHICEKFNYTISYKKAWIAKNKAIASTYGNWETSYNDLPQWLLVMKYYLPGVVIDLETLPALSDDGTQIDGCRIFHRLFWAFQPCIKGFSYCKPVVQVDGTWLYGKYKGTLLLAVAQDGNRNIFPIAFALVEGETGDAWSFFLRNLRMHVTPQPNICLISDRHVSIKSAYDNPENGWQYPPSTHVYCIRHIAQNFMREIRDKELRKKVVNMGYALTESTYNYYRGEIRMSNMDAYNWVENIPREKWCRAFDGGQRWGHMTTNLAESMNSVLKATRNLPVTALVRSTYFRMGELFGRRGHEWTKKLGSGQQYTKSCLKGIEEEVAKASSHHVRQFDRLRFCFLVEETMNHNECRPTRHFNVDLKNQTCECGKFQTFHVPCSHVIAACASIHQDYTVHIADVFKVVNVFKVYEESFIGVGTEADWPRYKGDTLCHNDTMRRRKKGRPNSARIRTEMDDYEKEKRRCGICREFGHYRKTCPNRAGPSS, from the exons TTCTCCGTGACGAAGAGGTTGGAGACGACAGCGATGCTGATGAAGTCAGGTACGTAAACGCTCAAAATCTTTTTAGCGGCGATAGTGGAGACTTGGGTGATGAAATGAATGTGGGGCATCAACAGGTTCCTATGGATCTGTATAATCCACCACTTCACATGAGAAATGTCAGCTtagatgaggaagacgatggttCAATATTTGAAACACCAGTGCCAATGCAAATTGAAGGTGGTTTGTTTGGAATGAAATTCGCAAGTAAAGAGGAGTGTGTATTTGCTATCGCTCAGTACCACATCAAACACTCTCTTGATTATGAAGTTTATAAGTCTGATTCTAAAAGATATATAGTCAAGTGTAAGAATGAAGAGTGCACGTTCAGATGTAGAGGTACTTTGGGGAAAATAAGTGGTACGTGGAAGATCACAAAGGTAAGTGGACAACACACATGCACTTCGGTTGCGATTACTCAAGATCACACAAAACTAAACTCAAACATCATCAGTGACAGCATCAAACGTCTCGTACAAGAGGATGCCTCGTTGAAGGTTAAACACATTATTGCTCATATTTGTGAGAAATTCAACTACACGATTTCTTACAAAAAAGCATGGATTGCGAAGAACAAGGCAATAGCATCTACCTATGGTAATTGGGAGACTTCCTACAACGACCTTCCGCAGTGGTTATTGGTAATGAAATATTATTTGCCAGGTGTCGTAATCGATCTAGAGACCCTACCGGCGTTATCTGATGACGGGACGCAAATTGATGGTTGTAGAATTTTCCATCGTCTATTTTGGGCCTTCCAGCCATGTATCAAGGGGTTCTCTTACTGCAAACCCGTTGTGCAAGTTGATGGGACGTGGTTGTATGGAAAATACAAGGGAACCCTGTTACTAGCTGTTGCACAAGATGGAAACAGGAACATCTTTCCAATAGCTTTTGCCTTGGTCGAGGGTGAGACGGGTGATGCATGGAGTTTTTTCCTAAGGAATCTAAGAATGCATGTTACGCCGCAACCCAACATCTGTCTAATATCAGACAGACACGTGTCCATCAAAAGCGCATATGATAACCCAGAAAATGGTTGGCAATACCCACCCTCTACGCATGTCTATTGCATAAGACATATAGCCCAGAACTTCATGCGAGAGATCAGAGACAAGGAGCTTCGCAAAAAAGTTGTTAACATGG GTTATGCATTAACTGAATCAACCTACAACTACTACAGGGGTGAAATACGTATGTCAAATATGGATGCATACAACTGGGTAGAAAATATTCCAAGAGAAAAATGGTGCAGAGCTTTTGATGGGGGGCAACGGTGGGGTCACATGACTACCAACCTAGCAGAATCAATGAATTCAGTCTTGAAGGCCACTCGTAATCTACCCGTTACAGCATTGGTAAGATCTACATACTTTAGGATGGGTGAGTTATTTGGCAGAAGAGGGCACGAATGGACAAAAAAATTGGGTTCTGGACAACAATATACAAAAAGTTGCCTGAAAGGTATAGAAGAGGAGGTTGCCAAAGCAAGTAGTCATCACGTTAGGCAATTTGATCGTCTACGGTTCTGCTTCTTGGTGGAGGAAACTATGAACCATAATGAGTGTCGACCGACTCGTCATTTCAACGTTGACCTTAAAAATCAAACGTGCGAGTGTGGAAAATTTCAAACATTTCATGTGCCTTGCTCGCATGTCATTGCAGCGTGCGCGAGCATACATCAGGACTATACCGTGCATATAGCTGATGTCTTCAAGGTCGTTAACGTGTTTAAGGTCTATGAAGAAAGTTTTATAGGGGTGGGGACTGAGGCTGACTGGCCTCGATACAAAGGAGATACTCTTTGCCACAATGACACcatgagaagaagaaagaaaggtcGCCCAAACAGTGCCCGCATACGAACAGAAATGGATGATTAtgagaaggaaaaaagaagatgTGGTATTTGTCGCGAGTTCGGACATTATCGCAAGACATGTCCAAACCGAGCTGGACCATCATCTTAG